In Neovison vison isolate M4711 chromosome 11, ASM_NN_V1, whole genome shotgun sequence, one genomic interval encodes:
- the IDUA gene encoding alpha-L-iduronidase isoform X3, with amino-acid sequence MGSPSKRFTNFEDKKQVFEWKELVSLVARRYIGRYGLSHVSKWNFETWNEPDHHDFDNVSMTVQGFLNYYDACSEGLRAASPALRLGGPGDSFHPWPRSPLCWGLLGHCQNGTNFFTGESGVRLDYISLHKKGAGSSIYILEQEKATVQQIKQLFPKFADIPIYNDEADPLVGWSLPQPWRADVTYAAMVVKVIAQHQNLLLANTSSAMRYALLSNDNAFLSYHPHYFTQRTLTARFQVNNTRPPHVQLLRKPVLTAMALLALLDREQLWAEVSQAGTVLDSNHTVGVLASAHRPSGPLDAWRATVLIYASDDTRTHANRSVALTLRLSGVPPGPGLVYVTLYLDNELCSPYGEWQRLGQPVFPSTEEFRRMRAAEDPVAVAPQLFPASGRLTLRPELQLPSLLLVHVCARPEKPPGQVTRLRALPLTSGQVLLVWSDEHVGSKCLWTYEIQFSTDGEMYAPVSSKPSTFNLFVFSPDTAVTSGFYRVRAVDYWARPGPFSNPVHYVEVPAL; translated from the exons ATGGGCAGCCCCTCCAAACGCTTCACCAACTTCGAGGACAAGAAGCAGGTGTTTGAGTGGAAGGAGCTGGTCTCTCTCGTGGCCAGGAGATACATTG GTCGGTATGGACTCTCACATGTTTCCAAGTGGAATTTCGAGACATGGAATGAGCCAGACCACCACGACTTTGACAACGTGTCCATGACCGTGCAAG GCTTCCTGAACTACTATGACGCCTGCTCCGAGGGTCTGCGGGCTGCCAGCCCCGCTCTGCGCCTTGGCGGCCCCGGGGACTCCTTCCACCCCTGGCCTCGATCCCCGCTCTGCTGGGGCCTCCTGGGGCACTGTCAAAACGGCACCAACTTCTTCACGGGGGAGTCGGGTGTGCGGCTGGACTACATCTCCCTCCACAAAAAG GGTGCCGGCAGCTCCATCTACATCCTGGAGCAGGAGAAGGCCACGGTGCAACAGATAAAACAGCTCTTTCCCAAGTTTGCTGACATCCCCATTTACAACGATGAGGCGGACCCGCTGGTGGGCTGGTCCCTGCCGCAGCCTTGGAGGGCTGACGTGACCTATGCGGCCATGGTGGTGAAG GTCATCGCGCAGCACCAGAACCTGCTGCTGGCCAACACCAGCTCGGCCATGCGCTATGCGCTCCTGAGCAACGACAACGCCTTCTTGAGTTACCACCCGCACTACTTCACGCAGCGCACGCTCACTGCGCGTTTCCAGGTCAACAACACGCGGCCGCCGCACGTGCAGCTCCTGCGCAAGCCGGTGCTCACCGCCATGGCGCTGCTGGCCCTGCTGG ACCGCGAGCAGCTCTGGGCTGAGGTATCGCAAGCCGGGACCGTGCTGGACAGCAACCACACGGTGGGCGTGCTAGCCAGCGCCCACAGACCCAGTGGCCCCCTTGATGCCTGGCGCGCCACGGTGCTGATCTATGCAAGTGACGACACGCGCACCCACGCCAACCGCAGCGTCGCCTTGACCCTGCGCCTGAGCGGGGTGCCCCCAGGCCCAG GGCTTGTCTATGTCACGCTGTACTTGGACAACGAGCTCTGCAGCCCATATGGCGAGTGGCAGCGTCTCGGCCAGCCGGTCTTCCCCTCCACAGAAGAGTTCCGGCGCATGCGCGCAGCTGAG GACCCGGTGGCTGTGGCGCCACAGCTCTTCCCTGCCAGCGGCCGCCTGACCCTTCGCCCGGAGCTCCAGCTGCCCTCGCTCCTGCTGGTGCACGTGTGCGCGCGCCCCGAGAAGCCACCAGGCCAG GTGACCCGGCTCCGTGCTCTGCCTTTGACCAGTGGGCAGGTGCTTTTGGTCTGGTCGGATGAGCACGTGGGCTCCAA GTGCCTGTGGACCTATGAGATCCAGTTCTCCACGGATGGTGAGATGTATGCCCCTGTCAGCAGCAAGCCGTCGACCTTCAACCTCTTTGTGTTCAGCCCAG ACACCGCTGTCACCTCTGGCTTCTACCGGGTTCGAGCTGTGGACTACTGGGCCCGACCAGGCCCTTTCTCAAACCCTGTGCACTACGTGGAAGTCCCTGCCCTATGA
- the IDUA gene encoding alpha-L-iduronidase isoform X1 — protein sequence MRAPRSRTPLLTLLAALLATPRALAEAPHLVLVDAARALRPLRPFWRSTGFCPPLPHSQADQYDLSWDQQLNLAYVGAVPHGGIEQVRTHWLLELITARGSAGQGLSYNFTHLDRYLDLLRENQLLPGFELMGSPSKRFTNFEDKKQVFEWKELVSLVARRYIGRYGLSHVSKWNFETWNEPDHHDFDNVSMTVQGFLNYYDACSEGLRAASPALRLGGPGDSFHPWPRSPLCWGLLGHCQNGTNFFTGESGVRLDYISLHKKGAGSSIYILEQEKATVQQIKQLFPKFADIPIYNDEADPLVGWSLPQPWRADVTYAAMVVKVIAQHQNLLLANTSSAMRYALLSNDNAFLSYHPHYFTQRTLTARFQVNNTRPPHVQLLRKPVLTAMALLALLDREQLWAEVSQAGTVLDSNHTVGVLASAHRPSGPLDAWRATVLIYASDDTRTHANRSVALTLRLSGVPPGPGLVYVTLYLDNELCSPYGEWQRLGQPVFPSTEEFRRMRAAEDPVAVAPQLFPASGRLTLRPELQLPSLLLVHVCARPEKPPGQVTRLRALPLTSGQVLLVWSDEHVGSKCLWTYEIQFSTDGEMYAPVSSKPSTFNLFVFSPDTAVTSGFYRVRAVDYWARPGPFSNPVHYVEVPAL from the exons CCCCCCACTGCCTCACAGCCAGGCTGACCAGTATGACCTCAGCTGGGACCAGCAGCTTAACTTGGCCTATGTGGGTGCTGTCCCTCATGGTGGCATTGAGCAGGTCCGGACCCACTGGCTGCTGGAGCTCATCACAGCCAG GGGATCAGCTGGGCAAGGTCTGAGCTATAACTTCACCCATCTGGATCGGTACCTGGATCTTCTCAGGGAGAACCAGCTCCTCCCAG GCTTTGAGCTGATGGGCAGCCCCTCCAAACGCTTCACCAACTTCGAGGACAAGAAGCAGGTGTTTGAGTGGAAGGAGCTGGTCTCTCTCGTGGCCAGGAGATACATTG GTCGGTATGGACTCTCACATGTTTCCAAGTGGAATTTCGAGACATGGAATGAGCCAGACCACCACGACTTTGACAACGTGTCCATGACCGTGCAAG GCTTCCTGAACTACTATGACGCCTGCTCCGAGGGTCTGCGGGCTGCCAGCCCCGCTCTGCGCCTTGGCGGCCCCGGGGACTCCTTCCACCCCTGGCCTCGATCCCCGCTCTGCTGGGGCCTCCTGGGGCACTGTCAAAACGGCACCAACTTCTTCACGGGGGAGTCGGGTGTGCGGCTGGACTACATCTCCCTCCACAAAAAG GGTGCCGGCAGCTCCATCTACATCCTGGAGCAGGAGAAGGCCACGGTGCAACAGATAAAACAGCTCTTTCCCAAGTTTGCTGACATCCCCATTTACAACGATGAGGCGGACCCGCTGGTGGGCTGGTCCCTGCCGCAGCCTTGGAGGGCTGACGTGACCTATGCGGCCATGGTGGTGAAG GTCATCGCGCAGCACCAGAACCTGCTGCTGGCCAACACCAGCTCGGCCATGCGCTATGCGCTCCTGAGCAACGACAACGCCTTCTTGAGTTACCACCCGCACTACTTCACGCAGCGCACGCTCACTGCGCGTTTCCAGGTCAACAACACGCGGCCGCCGCACGTGCAGCTCCTGCGCAAGCCGGTGCTCACCGCCATGGCGCTGCTGGCCCTGCTGG ACCGCGAGCAGCTCTGGGCTGAGGTATCGCAAGCCGGGACCGTGCTGGACAGCAACCACACGGTGGGCGTGCTAGCCAGCGCCCACAGACCCAGTGGCCCCCTTGATGCCTGGCGCGCCACGGTGCTGATCTATGCAAGTGACGACACGCGCACCCACGCCAACCGCAGCGTCGCCTTGACCCTGCGCCTGAGCGGGGTGCCCCCAGGCCCAG GGCTTGTCTATGTCACGCTGTACTTGGACAACGAGCTCTGCAGCCCATATGGCGAGTGGCAGCGTCTCGGCCAGCCGGTCTTCCCCTCCACAGAAGAGTTCCGGCGCATGCGCGCAGCTGAG GACCCGGTGGCTGTGGCGCCACAGCTCTTCCCTGCCAGCGGCCGCCTGACCCTTCGCCCGGAGCTCCAGCTGCCCTCGCTCCTGCTGGTGCACGTGTGCGCGCGCCCCGAGAAGCCACCAGGCCAG GTGACCCGGCTCCGTGCTCTGCCTTTGACCAGTGGGCAGGTGCTTTTGGTCTGGTCGGATGAGCACGTGGGCTCCAA GTGCCTGTGGACCTATGAGATCCAGTTCTCCACGGATGGTGAGATGTATGCCCCTGTCAGCAGCAAGCCGTCGACCTTCAACCTCTTTGTGTTCAGCCCAG ACACCGCTGTCACCTCTGGCTTCTACCGGGTTCGAGCTGTGGACTACTGGGCCCGACCAGGCCCTTTCTCAAACCCTGTGCACTACGTGGAAGTCCCTGCCCTATGA
- the IDUA gene encoding alpha-L-iduronidase isoform X2 has translation MRAPRSRTPLLTLLAALLATPRALAEAPHLVLVDAARALRPLRPFWRSTGFCPPLPHSQADQYDLSWDQQLNLAYVGAVPHGGIEQVRTHWLLELITARGSAGQGLSYNFTHLDRYLDLLRENQLLPGFELMGSPSKRFTNFEDKKQVFEWKELVSLVARRYIGRYGLSHVSKWNFETWNEPDHHDFDNVSMTVQGFLNYYDACSEGLRAASPALRLGGPGDSFHPWPRSPLCWGLLGHCQNGTNFFTGESGVRLDYISLHKKGAGSSIYILEQEKATVQQIKQLFPKFADIPIYNDEADPLVGWSLPQPWRADVTYAAMVVKVIAQHQNLLLANTSSAMRYALLSNDNAFLSYHPHYFTQRTLTARFQVNNTRPPHVQLLRKPVLTAMALLALLDREQLWAEVSQAGTVLDSNHTVGVLASAHRPSGPLDAWRATVLIYASDDTRTHANRSVALTLRLSGVPPGPGLVYVTLYLDNELCSPYGEWQRLGQPVFPSTEEFRRMRAAEDPVAVAPQLFPASGRLTLRPELQLPSLLLVHVCARPEKPPGQVTRLRALPLTSGQVLLVWSDEHVGSKCVPVDL, from the exons CCCCCCACTGCCTCACAGCCAGGCTGACCAGTATGACCTCAGCTGGGACCAGCAGCTTAACTTGGCCTATGTGGGTGCTGTCCCTCATGGTGGCATTGAGCAGGTCCGGACCCACTGGCTGCTGGAGCTCATCACAGCCAG GGGATCAGCTGGGCAAGGTCTGAGCTATAACTTCACCCATCTGGATCGGTACCTGGATCTTCTCAGGGAGAACCAGCTCCTCCCAG GCTTTGAGCTGATGGGCAGCCCCTCCAAACGCTTCACCAACTTCGAGGACAAGAAGCAGGTGTTTGAGTGGAAGGAGCTGGTCTCTCTCGTGGCCAGGAGATACATTG GTCGGTATGGACTCTCACATGTTTCCAAGTGGAATTTCGAGACATGGAATGAGCCAGACCACCACGACTTTGACAACGTGTCCATGACCGTGCAAG GCTTCCTGAACTACTATGACGCCTGCTCCGAGGGTCTGCGGGCTGCCAGCCCCGCTCTGCGCCTTGGCGGCCCCGGGGACTCCTTCCACCCCTGGCCTCGATCCCCGCTCTGCTGGGGCCTCCTGGGGCACTGTCAAAACGGCACCAACTTCTTCACGGGGGAGTCGGGTGTGCGGCTGGACTACATCTCCCTCCACAAAAAG GGTGCCGGCAGCTCCATCTACATCCTGGAGCAGGAGAAGGCCACGGTGCAACAGATAAAACAGCTCTTTCCCAAGTTTGCTGACATCCCCATTTACAACGATGAGGCGGACCCGCTGGTGGGCTGGTCCCTGCCGCAGCCTTGGAGGGCTGACGTGACCTATGCGGCCATGGTGGTGAAG GTCATCGCGCAGCACCAGAACCTGCTGCTGGCCAACACCAGCTCGGCCATGCGCTATGCGCTCCTGAGCAACGACAACGCCTTCTTGAGTTACCACCCGCACTACTTCACGCAGCGCACGCTCACTGCGCGTTTCCAGGTCAACAACACGCGGCCGCCGCACGTGCAGCTCCTGCGCAAGCCGGTGCTCACCGCCATGGCGCTGCTGGCCCTGCTGG ACCGCGAGCAGCTCTGGGCTGAGGTATCGCAAGCCGGGACCGTGCTGGACAGCAACCACACGGTGGGCGTGCTAGCCAGCGCCCACAGACCCAGTGGCCCCCTTGATGCCTGGCGCGCCACGGTGCTGATCTATGCAAGTGACGACACGCGCACCCACGCCAACCGCAGCGTCGCCTTGACCCTGCGCCTGAGCGGGGTGCCCCCAGGCCCAG GGCTTGTCTATGTCACGCTGTACTTGGACAACGAGCTCTGCAGCCCATATGGCGAGTGGCAGCGTCTCGGCCAGCCGGTCTTCCCCTCCACAGAAGAGTTCCGGCGCATGCGCGCAGCTGAG GACCCGGTGGCTGTGGCGCCACAGCTCTTCCCTGCCAGCGGCCGCCTGACCCTTCGCCCGGAGCTCCAGCTGCCCTCGCTCCTGCTGGTGCACGTGTGCGCGCGCCCCGAGAAGCCACCAGGCCAG GTGACCCGGCTCCGTGCTCTGCCTTTGACCAGTGGGCAGGTGCTTTTGGTCTGGTCGGATGAGCACGTGGGCTCCAAGTGC GTGCCTGTGGACCTATGA
- the SLC26A1 gene encoding sulfate anion transporter 1 gives MEVSAEGAPQGTGPVLVRRRSPGSLGLREMLKARLWRSCTCSTQRAWTLVQDLLPATRWLRQYHPREALVGDVMSGLVIGIILVPQAIAYSLLAGLQPIYSLYTSFFANLIYFLMGTSHHVSVGIFSLLCLMVGQVVDRELLLAGFGPAQEGTGPGDNSSTINTSAAVAGLRPQDCDQDCYAIRVATALTLVAGIYQVLLGMLRLGFVSAYLSQPLLDGFAMGASVTILTSQLKHLLGVRIPRHQGLGMVVSTWLSLVRGAGQANLCDVVTSATCLAVLLAGKELSERCQRRLKVPLPTELVVIVAATMVSHFGQLHERFGSSVAGDIPTGFVAPRVPDPGLMWRVVLDAVPLALVGSAFSISLAEMFARSHGYSVRANQELLAVGCCNVLPAFFHCYVTSAALSKTLVKTATGCRTQLSSVVSAAVVLLVLLALAPLFRDLQRCVLACVIVVSLRGALRKVRDVPQLWRLSPADALVWVATAASCALVSVEVGLLAGILLSLLSLAGRTQRPRAALLAQIGDSGFYEDTAEFEGLVPEPGVRIFRFAGPLYYANKDFFLRSLSSLTGLDAGRAATRKKERGLEARVSEGMDLGPGTSTAALVSTAAGFHAVVIDCAPLLFLDAAGVATLRDLRRDYAALGVMLLLACCSPLVRDTLRRGGFLGEDQGDLTEDGQLFHSVHSAVQRARAGHRVPVAMDSAL, from the exons ATGGAAGTGTCTGCTGAGGGCGCGCCGCAGGGCACGGGGCCAGTGCTGGTGCGCCGGCGGTCCCCAGGGTCCCTGGGCCTGCGTGAGATGCTCAAAGCCAGGCTGTGGCGCAGCTGCACGTGCAGCACGCAGAGGGCCTGGACGCTGGTGCAGGACCTGCTCCCCGCCACCCGCTGGCTGCGCCAGTACCACCCGCGGGAGGCCCTGGTGGGTGATGTTATGTCCGGGCTGGTCATTGGCATCATCCTGGTGCCCCAGGCCATCGCCTACTCGCTGTTGGCAGGGCTGCAGCCCATCTACAGCCTGTACACGTCCTTCTTCGCAAACCTCATCTATTTCCTCATGGGCACCTCGCACCACGTCTCCGTGGGCATCTTCAGCTTGCTCTGCCTCATGGTGGGCCAGGTGGTGGACCGCGAGCTCCTGCTGGCTGGCTTCGGGCCTGCCCAGGAGGGGACCGGGCCTGGGGACAACAGCAGCACCATCAACACCTCGGCTGCTGTGGCGGGGCTCAGGCCGCAAGACTGTGACCAGGACTGCTACGCCATCCGCGTCGCCACTGCCCTTACGCTGGTGGCCGGCATCTACCAG GTACTCCTGGGCATGCTCCGGCTAGGCTTCGTGTCTGCCTACCTGTCTCAGCCGCTGCTTGATGGCTTTGCCATGGGGGCCTCGGTGACGATCCTGACCTCCCAGCTGAAGCACCTGCTAGGCGTGCGGATCCCACGGCACCAAGGGCTGGGCATGGTGGTCAGCACGTGGCTGAGCCTGGTACGCGGTGCTGGGCAGGCCAACCTGTGCGACGTAGTCACCAGTGCCACATGCCTGGCCGTGCTGCTGGCCGGCAAGGAGCTCTCTGAGCGCTGCCAGCGCCGCCTGAAGGTGCCCCTGCCCACGGAGCTAGTGGTCATCGTGGCGGCCACGATGGTGTCCCATTTTGGGCAGCTCCATGAACGCTTCGGCTCCAGCGTGGCTGGTGACATCCCCACGGGCTTTGTGGCCCCCCGGGTGCCAGACCCGGGGCTGATGTGGCGCGTAGTGCTGGACGCAGTGCCACTGGCTCTTGTGGGCTCCgccttctccatctctctggcGGAGATGTTTGCCCGGAGCCACGGCTACTCCGTGAGAGCCAACCAGGAGCTGCTGGCCGTGGGCTGCTGCAACGTGCTGCCCGCCTTCTTCCACTGCTACGTCACCAGCGCCGCACTGTCTAAGACCCTGGTGAAGACGGCCACTGGCTGCCGCACGCAGCTGTCCAGCGTGGTCAGTGCCGCAGTggtgctgctggtgctgctggcGCTGGCGCCGCTCTTCCGGGACCTGCAGCGGTGCGTGCTGGCCTGTGTCATCGTCGTCAGCCTGCGTGGTGCCCTGCGCAAGGTCAGGGACGTCCCGCAGCTGTGGCGGCTCAGCCCAGCCGACGCGCTGGTCTGGGTGGCCACCGCGGCCAGCTGTGCGCTGGTCAGCGTCGAGGTGGGGCTGCTGGCCGGCATCCTCCTGTCCCTGCTCAGCCTGGCTGGCCGTACCCAGCGCCCGCGCGCCGCCCTGCTCGCTCAGATTGGGGACTCCGGCTTCTACGAGGACACAGCGGAGTTTGAGGGCCTGGTCCCCGAGCCTGGGGTGAGGATATTCCGCTTTGCAGGGCCTCTCTACTATGCTAACAAGGACTTCTTTCTGCGGTCCCTCTCCAGCCTCACGGGGCTGGACGCGGGGCGTGCGGCCACCAGGAAGAAGGAGCGGGGCCTGGAGGCCAGGGTCAGTGAGGGCATGGACCTGGGCCCAGGGACCAGCACGGCGGCCCTGGTGTCCACGGCAGCTGGCTTCCACGCTGTGGTCATCGACTGTGCACCCCTGCTCTTCCTGGATGCAGCCGGTGTGGCCACGCTACGGGACCTGCGCCGAGACTATGCAGCCCTGGGTGTCATGCTGCTCCTAGCCTGCTGCAGCCCCTTGGTGCGGGACACCCTGAGGAGAGGCGGCTTCCTTGGGGAGGACCAGGGTGACCTGACTGAGGACGGGCAGCTCTTCCACAGCGTGCATAGTGCTGTGCAGAGGGCCCGAGCCGGCCACAGGGTGCCAGTGGCCATGGACTCCGCCCTCTAG